The Acidimicrobiia bacterium nucleotide sequence TCTTGATCTGGGCGGCCATCTCAGCCGGCGGCAGCGCTGCAGACCATTCGTCCGGGAAACGGCGCAGATAGGCGCGTGCGAAATTGGCGAGGGCCCCGCCGGAGGGTTTGCCGTCCCCGGTCTCGAGTTGCTCAACGATGTGCTCGATGTGTGGAACAGGTTCCCGGGCCATGGTGATCCATACGTTACTGCCGGCGCGACCGTGATCCGTCGCACCCGGCCGGGCCGGAGCGGGAAAGATCCACGCCGCCCTCCCCTGCCCGTCAGTTTATGGAGCCGGGTGTTTGGGAACGAGCAGAGCGACGAGGCACTCAGCCGGTGAGGCCGGTCCGTCCATCGCTAACGTTGGTTTCGTGATCGACGACTTCTTCGCGGCATGTGACATCTTCCAGCGCGCCGGGCGCGTCCTCGTGTTCACCGGGGCCGGCGTGTCCACCGAGTCCGGGATCCCGGACTTCCGGGGACCGGACGGGTTGTGGTCCAGAGTCGATCCGGACGACTTCACGATCGGCCGGTACCTGGCCGATGCGGAGCTGCGCGAGCGCGGATGGCGTATGCACCTCGAGGGCGAACTGTGGGGCGCCCGGTCGGAGGTCAGGCCGAATCCGGCCCACGACGCCATCGCAGAGCTCTGGAGAGCCGGCAAGCTGAGCGGCGTCGTGACGCAGAACATCGACGGGCTTCATCAGGAGGCGGGCATTCCCGCCGACCAGGTGGCGGAGTTGCACGGAAACTTGCGCCGTTCGCATTGCATCGACTGCCGGGAGGACTGGGAGACGGCAGAGGTGCTGGCATGGGTGGAGGCAGGGGAGGCCGATCCGCGCTGCCCCCGC carries:
- a CDS encoding Sir2 family NAD-dependent protein deacetylase: MIDDFFAACDIFQRAGRVLVFTGAGVSTESGIPDFRGPDGLWSRVDPDDFTIGRYLADAELRERGWRMHLEGELWGARSEVRPNPAHDAIAELWRAGKLSGVVTQNIDGLHQEAGIPADQVAELHGNLRRSHCIDCREDWETAEVLAWVEAGEADPRCPRCGGIVKTDTVMFGESLPTGEWTTALIMASAAEAILVVGSTLGVYPAADVVLDPARRGIPMVIVNLGPTEHDHLAKVKLDERAGTVLPPLVDRVLGR